One segment of Carya illinoinensis cultivar Pawnee chromosome 1, C.illinoinensisPawnee_v1, whole genome shotgun sequence DNA contains the following:
- the LOC122301037 gene encoding uncharacterized protein LOC122301037, which produces MICNPNWKEISNELQPHEETQYRPDLIARVFRAKLEDLKYQLFKREIFGKVSAYVYVIEHQKRGLPHAHFLIILRRKLYAPESFDEIVSAELPDKDNNLHLYTAVIKRSNNGRTARIRDHDLDNRWVVPYNPYLVAMFGCHINVEICCTIKAVKYLYKYIYKGHDHVAFNLVPEESIHQIDEIERFQSARWIAPPEAMWRIFGFIVNEVHPVVYSLHLHLENQHQVTFRTHENLTKVMNSDLSAKSMLTEFFATNQIDQNARKLLYREFSEFYVWSQQYKMWTVRNKQIVIGRIVTANPFEGEDIIESYKRSSIISTSENFYCNPTNPRDLWERFKQDISADFQLVGCSSSNVRTETLHFISKILESMGKDINSFHFIDQNIDFDEDEFLSREIDDELAVPIPKEDLHTSTLFNSKQQNAYNSILQKVLSNQAVAFFIDGPGGTGKTFLYKALLATIRTKQLIALAAASSSVAASILLVVELHIHDLKFH; this is translated from the exons ATGATATGCAATCCAAACTGGAAAGAGATTTCAAATGAATTGCAACCACACGAAGAAACTCAATATCGGCCTGACTTAATTGCTCGAGTCTTTAGAGCAAAATTAGAAGACCTGAAGTATCAACTATTCAAGCGAGAAATATTTGGAAAAGTTTCAGCATATGTCTATGTTATTGAGCACCAAAAAAGAGGACTTCCACATGCTCATTTTCTGATTATATTGCGTCGGAAATTATATGCACCAGAATCTTTTGATGAGATCGTATCTGCTGAATTACCTGACAAAGACAACAACTTACATCTCTATACAGCTGTTATCAA ACGCTCCAACAATGGAAGAACAGCCAGAATTAGAGACCATGATTTGGATAATCGTTGGGTTGTTCCATATAACCCGTATTTAGTTGCAATGTTTGGTTGCCATATCAATGTTGAGATATGTTGTACAATAAAAGCTGTCAAGTATCTCTACAAATACATTTATAAAGGCCATGATCATGTTGCATTCAATTTAGTTCCTGAAGAAAGCATTCATCAAATTGACGAAATTGAACGATTTCAATCAGCTCGATGGATTGCTCCACCTGAGGCTATGTGGAGAATATTTGGATTTATTGTCAATGAAGTTCATCCTGTAGTTTATAGTTTACATTTACATCTTGAAAATCAACACCAGGTGACTTTTCGTACTCATGAAAACTTAACAAAAGTGATGAACTCTGATCTTTCAGCAAAATCAATGTTAACAGAATTCTTCGCAACAAATCAAATTGATCAAAATGCAAGAAAATTGTTGTATAGAGAATTTTCTGAATTCTACGTTTGGAGCCAGCAATACAAAATGTGGACTGTTCGAAATAAACAAATTGTGATAGGCCGAATTGTTACAGCAAATCCTTTTGAAGGAGAGGATATTATTGAATCATATAAGAGGTCCTCTATCATTTCAACATCTGAAAACT tTTATTGCAATCCAACAAATCCAAGAGATCTTTGGGAACGCTTTAAACAAGATATATCTGCTGATTTCCAATTAGTTGGATGTTCTTCATCAAATGTTAGAACCGAAACTTTACACTTTATCTCCAAAATCCTCGAATCAATGGGTAAAGACATTAATTCATTCCATTTTATTGaccaaaatattgattttgatgaagatgaatTTCTGTCTAgagaaattgatgatgaattgGCGGTTCCAATCCCAAAAGAAGATCTTCATACATCAACACTATTTAACAGCAAACAACAAAATGCTTATAATTCTATCTTGCAAAAAGTTTTATCAAATCAAGCTGTTGCATTCTTTATTGATGGTCCTGGTGGAACAGGAAAAACGTTTTTATACAAGGCACTCCTTGCTACAATAAGAACAAAACAATTAATTGCTCTTGCAGCTGCTTCATCTAGTGTTGCGGCATCAATCTTACTTGTGGTCGAACTGCACATTCACGatttaaaatttcattag